From the Clostridium cagae genome, the window CTGATTATTTAGACATTATGTTAATTTATGAAATTAATATAGTGTTTAATTTTGATATTTGGTTAAAATATACATATAATATTGATATTAATGTAAATAAGTTTATAATATTAGTAGTCACTTAGATATTTTATAAAGCCTATTTGTTTAAAGGTATGTTAATACTTTAATATAAACAGTTAATTATAAAATAGAGTGGATAATTTAATATAGTCATTAGGAGGAAATCATGAAATCTATAGAAGAAAGATTAGCAGCAGAATTGAATTTAGGATTAGCTCAAATTAACAATGTAGTAAATCTTTTAGATGATGGAAATACAGTTCCGTTTATATCAAGATATAGAAAAGAAGCAACAGGAGGTCTTTCTGATGAAGTGTTAAGAAAGTTATCAGAAAGACTTACTTATTTAAGAAATCTAGATGAAAGAAAAGATGATATTAAAAGATTGATTAATGAGCAAGGAAAATTAAATCCTGAAATAGAAAATGCATTAGAAAAAGCAACAACATTAACAGAAGTTGAAGATATATATAGACCATATAAACCTAAAAAGAAAACTAAAGCCACAATAGCTGTAGCCAAAGGTTTAAAACCACTAGCAGAATTAATACAAAGCGGAGCTTTTAGAGGTAATTTAAATGAAGAAGCATCTAAATACATTAATGAAGAAAAAGGTGTATTAAAGGAAGAGGAAGCTGTTCAAGGAGCATTAGATATAATTGCAGAAAATATATCTGATGAAGCTAAATTTAGAAAACATATAAGAGAATTAATTATAAAAGAAGGTTTTATAGAATCAAAAGGTGATTCAAAAGATACTACACCTTATGAAATGTATTATGATTATAAGGAAGAAGTTAAAAAGATACCTCCACATAGAATATTAGCTATTAATAGAGGTGAAAAAGAAAAAGTATTAAGTGTAAAGATTACAGTTAATGAAGATAAAATAATAAGATATTTAGAAAATAATGTTTTAACTAGAAATGAAGTTTTAGATGAAAAATTAAAGCTTTGTATAAGGGATTCTTTAAAAAGATTAATATATCCATCAATAGAAAGAGAAATAAGAAATGAATTAACTAATATTGGTGAAGAGGGTGCTATAAATATATTTAAAGAAAATTTAAAAGCGTTATTATTACAAGCACCTATAAAAGGTAAAGTTGTAATGGGATTTGATCCAGGGTTTAGGACTGGATGTAAAATTGCAATATTAGATGAAACAGGTAAGTTTTTAGAAAATACTGCCGTATATCCAACACTACCTAAGAAAGATATTGCTGGAACTAAAAAAGTATTGAAAGAATTAATTTATAAACATGGTGTTGATGTTATATCTCTTGGAAATGGTACAGCTTCAAGGGAATCAGAAGAAGTAATAGCTGAAATGATAAAAGAAATAAGAGATGAGAAGGGTAAAGAAGTATCATATGTGATTGTATCTGAAGCAGGGGCATCAGTTTATTCAGCATCAGAGCTTGCAACTAAGGAATACCCTAATTTAGATGTTACTGTAAGGGGCGCTATATCAATAGGTAGAAGACTTCAAGATCCACTTGCAGAACTAGTAAAGATTGATCCAAAGGCTATAGGTGTAGGTCAATATCAACATGATGTTACTCCTAAAAAATTAGAACAATCATTAGCTGGTGTGGTTGAAGATTCTGTTAATACTGTTGGTGTGGATTTAAATATAGCAACACCATCTTTATTAACATATATATCAGGAATAAATTCTACTATTGCACAAAATATTGTAGCTTATAGAGAAGAACTAGGACAATTTAAATCAAGAAAAGAATTACTAAAAGTAAAGAGACTAGGTCAGAAAGCATATGAGCAATGTGCAGGATTTTTAAGAGTTTCTGAAAGCAAAGAATATCTGGATAATACTTCTGTTCATCCAGAGTCATATAATGTTGCAAAGAAGTTAATTGAAATATTAGGATACAATAAGGATGATTTAAAAAATAATAATTTAGATGATATAGATAAGAGAGCAGAAGTAAATGGAATAAATAAATTAAGTAATGATTTGGATATTGGAGAACTTACATTAAAAGATATAATAAAGGAATTAAAGAAGCCTGGTAGAGATCCGAGAGACGAAATGCCAACACCTATATTAAAAACTGGAATAATAGAACTTAAAGATTTAAAGCCAGGAATGATTTTAAATGGAACAGTAAGAAATGTATCTGACTTTGGAGCTTTTGTAGATATCGGAGTTCATCAAGATGGGTTAGTTCATAAAAGTCAAATGGCAAATAGGTTTGTAAAACATCCATTAGATATAGTAAAGGTTGGAGATATAGTAAAGGTCAGTATATTAGAAGTAGATCAAAAAAGGAAGAGAATTTCTTTAAGCATGAAAGATGTAGATGTAGAAGCATAATTTATATAAAATGTGTTTGAAGTTCTTAAGAATAAAAGAAGTATTTTTATTCTTAAGAATTTTCATCTATATTATAATAATATAGATGAATACAATCCATTAGCTTATGATACACAAGATATTTAAAAGGAGGTGAAACTTTAGTGATGAGTAGGTAACTCTATACCTGCTATTACTAAAGATGAATAATGATTAAATGGGGAATTATAGGACTTGGAAATATAGCTATACGATTTGCAAATAGTCTATCTCATACAAATGAAGGAAAACTATATGCTATTGCTTCAAAAACACAAGAAAAACGTGATTATTTTTGTGATAAATATAATTGCAACAAAGTGTATAGGGATTACAATGAATTATTAAGAGATGATGAAATAGATGCTGTCTATATTGCATTGCCTCATGGGTTACATAAATATTGGTCAATTGAAGCACTAAGACATAAAAAAGCTGTTTTATGTGAAAAACCAGTAGGTTTAAATTCAGAAGAAATGAAGGAAATAAAAAAAGAAGCTTTACAAAATAATACTTTTTTCATGGAAGCAATGAAAACAAGATTTATTCCGCTAATTCATGATATTAAAGAGATATTAAAAAGCAATAAACTCGGAAAGATTATAACTGTTGAAGCTAACTTTTGTAGTCATGTAACAGATATTAAAAAAGGATCTTATTTATTGGATAAAAAACAAGGTGGAGCTTTATTAGATGTTGGAATTTATCCATTATCATTCGTAATGGATATGATTGCTTCACCAGTTGAACAAATTAAATCACATATGGAATTTAATGAAGCAGGAGTGGATTCTTATTTCAAAGCAAAATTAACTTTTGAAAATGGAGTAATAGGAACAATTGAAGGTGCTATTGATAGGAAAAAAGAAAGAAGTGCTATTATCAAGGGTGAAAAAGGATATATAGAAATTCCAATTTACAATAGACCAGAGAAGGCAATTATATATATAAATAATAGCAAACCTTATATAATTGAAAAAAAATTAGAATTTGATGATATGTATGGAGAAATTAAAGAAGTTCATGATTGCTTGCAAGCACAAAAGTTAGAAAGTAAATATTTATCTTTAAATGAGTCGATTCGTGTTATGGAAGTATTAGATGAAATTAAAAATGTGATTTATAACTAGGTTTGTATCTTACATAAGAGGAGATAAAAGTAAAATATGGATAAGGGAAAAATTTATACTAACAGAAAAAATATAGTTATATTAGCAATTATATGCTGCATTTTATGGGGAAGCGCATATCCAGCCATAAAGGTTGGTTACGAATTATTTAATATAGGAACTAATGATATATGTTCAAAGTTAATATTTGCAGGGTATAGATTTGCTATTGCAGGTGTTTTAGTATTATTGCTAGAAGTAATTAATAAAAAAAATATATTTAATTATTCATTAAAAGAATTTGGAGAGATTACGTTATTAGGTTCTACTCAAACAGCGCTACAATACTTATTTTTTTACATTGGATTATCTTATACAACAGGCGTAAGAGGATCTATAATAAATGGAACGGGTACATTTGCAAGTATTATATTAGCTCATATAATATACAAAAATGATAAATTAAATTTTAATAAGGTTATAGGATGTATTATAGGATTTATTGGTGTAGTTGTTGTTAATTTAAATGGTAAAGCGATTTCGGGACAAGCTTTTTCTATGAGAGGAGAAGGGTCTTTAATTATAGCAGCTATAATTTTTGCAGCTTCAGCAATATATGGCAAAAAAATAACTCAAGATAAAGATGCATCAATAGTTACTGGATATCAATTACTTATAGGTGGAATTATATTAAGTATATTAGGATTTTTATTTGGTGGATCTTTAAAAGGGTTTACATTAAATTCAATATTACTTTTAATATATATGGCATTATTATCATCAATAGCATTTGCTATTTGGACACAACTATTGAAATTTAATAAGGTTGGAGTAATATCAGTTTTTAATTTTTTAGTACCTATATTTGGAACATTACTATCAGCTATATTTCTTAAGGAAAATATATTCGATATTAAAATTTTAATATCATTGATACTAGTTTGTTCTGGAATCTTTTTAGTTTATAACGAAAAAGCCATAAATTTAAATTTAAAATTAACAAAAAAGAAAATTAATAGGTAAGAATAAAATAGGTAAAAATAAAATAGAATATTAATATTTAGCCATTAAAGTGTAATGAAAGTACTTTGATGGCTATTTTATGTTATAAAATAATTGAAAATACAAATAATAAATAATATGAGTATGTATTAAAAAATATATTGTAAAAATTATTTTAAGAATATATAATGAAGATATAGTAAAAAATAATTTAATACTTATCTTCAGGGCAGGGTGTGAATCCCTACTGGCGGTAAAGCCCGCGAGCTAAATTTATAGCAGATTCGGTGTAACTCCGAAGCCAACAGTATAGTCTGGATGAAAGAAGGTAACCTATTAGGAATTAAGATAGTTTTATTCTTAATGATTTAATATATGCCCTGATGTATTTATGCATCAGTTTTTTTGTTTTTTAGGTAGTTATGAAATTTAAGTTAGCATAAAATTTATATAAAAATGCGTTTTAAGAAAACATAAAATCTAAAGAATAAAAATATTAAATTTAAGAATAGCTTAATTTGTAATTTAATCTTACAAAGGGTAGTAAAAAGTTATCTTAAAGCCTAATAAGCTACACCAGGGAGATAA encodes:
- a CDS encoding Tex family protein, with protein sequence MKSIEERLAAELNLGLAQINNVVNLLDDGNTVPFISRYRKEATGGLSDEVLRKLSERLTYLRNLDERKDDIKRLINEQGKLNPEIENALEKATTLTEVEDIYRPYKPKKKTKATIAVAKGLKPLAELIQSGAFRGNLNEEASKYINEEKGVLKEEEAVQGALDIIAENISDEAKFRKHIRELIIKEGFIESKGDSKDTTPYEMYYDYKEEVKKIPPHRILAINRGEKEKVLSVKITVNEDKIIRYLENNVLTRNEVLDEKLKLCIRDSLKRLIYPSIEREIRNELTNIGEEGAINIFKENLKALLLQAPIKGKVVMGFDPGFRTGCKIAILDETGKFLENTAVYPTLPKKDIAGTKKVLKELIYKHGVDVISLGNGTASRESEEVIAEMIKEIRDEKGKEVSYVIVSEAGASVYSASELATKEYPNLDVTVRGAISIGRRLQDPLAELVKIDPKAIGVGQYQHDVTPKKLEQSLAGVVEDSVNTVGVDLNIATPSLLTYISGINSTIAQNIVAYREELGQFKSRKELLKVKRLGQKAYEQCAGFLRVSESKEYLDNTSVHPESYNVAKKLIEILGYNKDDLKNNNLDDIDKRAEVNGINKLSNDLDIGELTLKDIIKELKKPGRDPRDEMPTPILKTGIIELKDLKPGMILNGTVRNVSDFGAFVDIGVHQDGLVHKSQMANRFVKHPLDIVKVGDIVKVSILEVDQKRKRISLSMKDVDVEA
- a CDS encoding Gfo/Idh/MocA family protein, with protein sequence MIKWGIIGLGNIAIRFANSLSHTNEGKLYAIASKTQEKRDYFCDKYNCNKVYRDYNELLRDDEIDAVYIALPHGLHKYWSIEALRHKKAVLCEKPVGLNSEEMKEIKKEALQNNTFFMEAMKTRFIPLIHDIKEILKSNKLGKIITVEANFCSHVTDIKKGSYLLDKKQGGALLDVGIYPLSFVMDMIASPVEQIKSHMEFNEAGVDSYFKAKLTFENGVIGTIEGAIDRKKERSAIIKGEKGYIEIPIYNRPEKAIIYINNSKPYIIEKKLEFDDMYGEIKEVHDCLQAQKLESKYLSLNESIRVMEVLDEIKNVIYN
- a CDS encoding DMT family transporter; the protein is MDKGKIYTNRKNIVILAIICCILWGSAYPAIKVGYELFNIGTNDICSKLIFAGYRFAIAGVLVLLLEVINKKNIFNYSLKEFGEITLLGSTQTALQYLFFYIGLSYTTGVRGSIINGTGTFASIILAHIIYKNDKLNFNKVIGCIIGFIGVVVVNLNGKAISGQAFSMRGEGSLIIAAIIFAASAIYGKKITQDKDASIVTGYQLLIGGIILSILGFLFGGSLKGFTLNSILLLIYMALLSSIAFAIWTQLLKFNKVGVISVFNFLVPIFGTLLSAIFLKENIFDIKILISLILVCSGIFLVYNEKAINLNLKLTKKKINR